The Anolis sagrei isolate rAnoSag1 chromosome 6, rAnoSag1.mat, whole genome shotgun sequence genome includes the window ttgcctctcAATTTAAGATAACTgtgtacagaatcatagaactggaataGACCATTAGAGCCATCCAGTTtgtatttcacagggttttcttagataaGAATACAAAATTGTGGTTAAATCATTGCTTTCgtctgaaatatagcctttagtgcagtgtttctcaacctccctaatgccacgaccctttaatacagttccttatgttgtgctgaccgccaaccataaaattattttcattgctagttcataattgtaattttgctactgttatgaatcgtaatgtaaatatttgaaccaaatttgaaccactgaaccaaatttggcaaaaatacatgATATGCcttaatttgaatactggtggggttggaggggcattgattttgtcatttgagagttgtagttgctgggatttatagttcacctacaatcaaagagcattctgaacttcacgaccaatagaattgaaccaatcttggcacacagaactcccatgaccaactgaaaatactggaaaggtttggtgggcattgagcttgagttttggaggtgttgtagttcacctacatccaaagagcatggtggactcaaacaatgatggatctggaccaaacttggcacaaatactcaatatgcccaaatgtgaacactggtggagtttggagaaaatagaccttgacatttgagagtttagttactgggatttatagttcatctacaatcaaagagcattttgaaccccaccaacgatagaattaagttaaacttcccacacagaacccccatgaccaacagagaatactgtgttttctgatggtctttggcgacccctctgacacccccttgtgacccctcctccAAGGggacccaacccccaggttgaaaaacgctgacCTAGAGGTTAACAGAACATCTTAATAAAATTAGtgaaaaatcaaatctgcaaaaggcaaatccacaaatgtggaaggttTAGTTTAATTCTCAGCCAGGAatctctagtgcctcaccaaactataaactcCAGGATGCCGTAGTGCAACAACTACATAGTGTGAAAGTCCTGGAAACTTCATTCTAGCCTTACTCTCCAGATTCCTCAACCCTTATTTCTGGTCTCTTCCTACCTAGGAAAAGAAGCTTTTGCTTGCAGCATTCTTTCTCTTGGCTGCCACTCTCTGTGCCAGCCGCAGGAGCAGCAGCCTGGCCTGCCACCCTGTCAATGCCACCATAGCAGCTGAGAAAGATGACTGCCCTGTCTGCATGACCATCACCACCTCCATCTGCAGTGGCTACTGTGAGACTAGGGTGTGTACATGTGTATTGGGGGCAGGGAGGAAGATTGGGTGAGAGAAGATCTTATCATCTCACCCAGACACAGGGAAATGATAGAATGAGTCCTGTGCAAGCTGGCACTGACACCAtttcccctccccaccacacatTACCAAGGTGAAGCTATTCACATATTCTACCCTCTTTTACAGGAGATGTTGTGGAAGACCATCCACTCATCTTTCAACCAAAGGGTCTGCACCTACAAGGAGGTACGCTATGAGACCATGCTCTTGCAGGGATGCCCAACCGGTGTCAACCCGTCCTTCACGTACCCCGTGGCTATCAGTTGCCACTGTGACCTTTGCAAGATGGATTCCAGTGACTGCACCGTTCAGAGCACTGGGCCCAACTCCTGCAGTAACCAAGCCGTCTTTGCTTAATAAAAAGTGATGGTGTGGGACAAATAAAAGCAGCCAAGATTGATCTCTGGAGTGTTTCTATTGATTAACATCAAGAACACAGGCATTCTGACTTACAACCCTTTTTACATACTCtagcccaggtatgggcaaacccaggttggagggccagatgtggccccttgggctcttctcTTAGGCCCTCCTTTTACCATCctatccttcatttcttctctttccttccttcctccttccctcccttcctccttcccttccatcttttcgtccttccttccctctccctttctcattcctcccttcctttcatctttccttccttctctttcttttaccCTTCCCTTTCAACCTTCCTCCCCTTTCAtcactctttccttctctttctccttccatccttccctttcatctttccttccttctctttccttcctccttcctttcttttccttccttctctttactccctccttctcctttctccttctcttccacccttttgtccttcctcccttccctttctccttccttcctttccttttgtctttccttccttctctttccttttatctttcccttctaccctttcatccttccttccatctttcgtccctccttctctctcccgtTCTCCTTACACCCTTgcattccttcctttcatcttttcttccttctgtttcctccttccttttcttttccttccttctctttccttcttccttccatttcatccttcttttcatccttcctttttctctttccttcctccttcccttccattccttccttcccttttgtcttttcttcctgccctctttcctacctccttccccctctccctttttctccttccatccttcccttcctccctttcctccttccttctctctttccttcctccttcccttccttccttccctcactgggcagccagtcctcctagcagggagtgctagcgtgtggaccccaagttagaaagtttgcccatgcctgctctagcctCCCCTGCTTCCTTTCAGTTATTCAACCAGGCACATAATATCATCCTGAATGAGCTTTGGTTACCTCTGTTCTAAATCTATTCCTCTTGTTTCAGCCCACATGGGCCAGCCCATATTTCATCAAGACTTATGGAAACCCTATTATGGTTTTTttgtggcaagatttattcagggaatttaatccaggcatgggcaaactttctagctTGGGAGCCACATGGCAGGCCGGAGATAGGTGGGTGGGCCGGGaggaagggggttctccccaagtcccctccctgccctttcctccccttcttcttctctttcagaggcagaaagtgaaggaaagatgggaaacatttggatcccaaagggttggccttggtcaagatgagatggtggacgggagagaaaaggtgtatccattagaccccgtatggcctactcctgatatataatcctagaatcttagagctggaagagacccctaagggcatctagtccaaccctctgtcatgcaaggcacaatcaaagcattcccgattgacagcctctgtggaaaagcctccagagtaggagacaccaccacactccaaggcagcccaTGCCACTAAcaactcttactctcaggaatTCTTCTTAATTtattcagtcaaatctctttccctgccatttgaaaccattgctcccttgtgccctggtctctagagcagcagaaagtcagtttcccccttccctcctccttaaagggacacccttttaaatcttgaaacatggtcttCATGTTCTCTCTCTACGTTCTCTTCTCCCAGGTAAGCACCACACAGGAGgaacagaggaaggaaaaagagaaggaaggaaggaaggaaggaagggaggaagaagatggaaggggagaagggaatggaaagaaggaagagtggaagggaagggagggagggaagagagaagaaaagacaaaagggaaggaaggaaggaaggaaggaaggaaggaaggaaggaaggaaggaaggaaggaaggagggagggagggagggagggagggaggggggagggaaggaaggaaggaaggaaggaaggaaggaaggaaggaaggagaaagggagcgggaagaaggaaggaaaaagagaaggaaggatgaaagggtggaagggaatatatatatatttagcctgcagttcccatcattcctTATCATTAGCTTGGGCTTGGCTTATACTTTGAGTATATACGGGtaatcaaatatttaaaaatccagCTTCTTCACCAGTTCTAGCTTTTCACTGAAGCTCATGGGATCCCTGTTTCCTAGTAACAAAAGATTTTCATTTCTTGGTCTTCCTGAATTCTATGAAGGGCCACATGAGAACTTCTGGGGCTGTGGTAAAGCTCTTCCTTCTTGGGCTCTCTTCCCCAGCTGAGTGCAACAGAGGCTATTGCTGTTACAGACATGGATGGGGAGAAGGTCAGATAGAGGAGTTTCTGGGACTGCGGAGGAGCAGAGAACTCTTTCAAGAAGCATCAGGACACAGAGGGGTGTGGATGATAATTTTTTAACAAGGGCAAAAATATATTACACACAACACAGAACAAATCAGTAATATTCTCCAGAAGAGAAGCATCTCAGCAGTAAACGGCACTGGAACAGGGACCTTGTCCACCTTCAGATGAGGTCTCTGAGAATGTCGTCCTCCATGATGCTGGGGGCTGGGACTTGCTGCAGGCCTGGCTGCGGTACAGGGCCCCGGGGACCTGGGTTCATCAGCATCTGACCTGGGAGAGATACCGGGGGAATGGCACAGGTAAAAGGAGCAAGTACTTCTCTCAGATTAAGAGGAGAGGAACCTATAGCCCCAAAATGGCACAAACATTGGATTTAAGTCTGTGTAatacaggcatgggtaaactttggccctccatgtgttttggacttcaactcccacaattcctaacagccggtaggctgttaggaattgtgggagttgaagtccaaaacacatggagggccaaagtttacccatgcctgatataataCATGCACTAAACACccacatatattttattttatataagacTCAATATATTGTTCCTGTCAGTCAGTAGACCGAGCTTCGGGTGGCAATATCACTCCAGAATTTACTCTTGAGCCAATCTTCCTCAAACTGGGTCACTCTCCTGGCTACGACTTTCATCATCCCCAGCAAACATAGAGGGCACCATGTTCAGAAAGGCCTTATGTTAATTTATATATAGCATAACTATCTCAAGTAAACAgggcctcctggtggcgcagcattttaaattgctgaaattgctgactgaaaggctggcagttcgaatccagggagtggggtgagctcccactgttagccacagcttctgtcaatctagcagttcgaatacatgcaaatgtgagtagatcaatagatacagcTTTGGCAGGAAGtgaacagcgctccatgcagtcatgctggccacatgaccttggaggcgtctatggacaatgccgactcttcagcttagaaatggagatgagcaccactccccagagtcatgtacaactagactcaatgtcaagggaaacctttacctttaccttatcccaTAGGAAGGTATGAATACCATGTAATTGCTCAATTaaggcataggtaaaggtaaaggtagtcccctgacattaagtccagtcatgtctgactctggggtgtggtgctcatctccatttctaagccgaagagccagcgttgtccgtagacacctccaaggtcatgtggccagcatgactgcatggagcgccgttaccttcccgctggagcggtacctattgatctactcacatttgcattttttcgaactgctaggttggcagaagctagggctgacagcggaagctcacgccgctccccggaatcgaacctgcgaccttttgatcaacaagctcagcagctcagtgctttaacccactgcgccactggggctcccAATTAAGGCATACACACACTCATATGTGGCTTCCCCacttgatttttttctctctcttgaaagTCAATGACTCTTGATAGTTGGGGTAGAGAG containing:
- the LOC132779432 gene encoding lutropin subunit beta-like, whose translation is MKLIQEKKLLLAAFFLLAATLCASRRSSSLACHPVNATIAAEKDDCPVCMTITTSICSGYCETREMLWKTIHSSFNQRVCTYKEVRYETMLLQGCPTGVNPSFTYPVAISCHCDLCKMDSSDCTVQSTGPNSCSNQAVFA